The Synechocystis sp. PCC 6714 genome includes the window CCGGATTGCGATGGAGAGTTCCCAAGCCAGAACAGGGTACATCCAGTAAAGCCCGGTCCACCCATTGGATGGGTGGCTTAGTTCCCGGCTTAGTCATATCCCCTTCCCAACTTTTAATACTGGTTAACCCTAACCGTTGCTGGGTAACGGCTAACTTTTGTAGCCGCCAACCATGGCGATCGCCCGCATAAATTTGTCCCTGATCCTGCATCAGTTCGGCCATATGGGTGGTTTTACCGCCGGGGGCTGCACAGACATCAAAAATAGTTTCTCCCCGTTGCGGGTCGAGAATTTGAGCTACCCATTGGGCACTGGCGTCCTGCACTGTCCACCAACCCTCCGCAAAACCCGGCAATTGGGTAATGGCTCCCGTTTTCCCCGTTACCCTTAATCCTTGGGATAGTCCGGCAATATTTTCCGTGGTTAAACCAATGGCCTCCAGAGCCTGGGCTACCTCCGCCCGATTGGTTTTCAAGGGATTAATGCGTAAATCCAAAGCAGGATTGTGGTTGAAACACTGACACAACGTCTCCGTTTCCCCCCGGCCCCATTGCCCTAAAAAAAGTTCTAGCAGCCAATCCGGCAAACTATATTTTTCCCCTAAGCTAATCTGGGGTGAATCCAACCAGTCTTTCCCTCCATCCCGTTCCCTTTGGTAACGGCGCAGAATGCCATTAACAACTTTGCTCAGACCCTTTAAGCCATTGGCTTTGGCCAAATCTACACTAGTATTGACCGCCGCCGAAACGGGAATCTGGTCTAAATACACCAATTGATATAAACCCAGTTGCAATATTCTTCTCAAATCCGGAGGTTGTTTCCCCGCAGGGCGATCGCCAAGGCAGGTCAATAAGTAATCCAGTGTTCTCTGTCGGCGCACTACCCCGTACACCAACTCCGTTAATAGTCGGCGATCCGCTGGGGCCAGGTCATATTTCTGCAACACCCGATCAACGGCCAAATCAACATAGCTATCCCGGCGATCGATGTCCCGTAAAGCCAAGAAAGCTAATTGCCGAGCCGAAATCATGGGTAATTTGATGGTCAATTACTGCTGGGGCATATTGGACCCAGTACTGTCCATCCCCGGTAAATTGGGAGACTGGGAATTGGGGGCCGGCGCAAAGTTGGAACCGCTGGGAAAACCAGGATTATCACCAGAATTGGGGGCCATATTGCCGTTAGTGCTGGGCATACCAGGCAGGGGAGTGTTGCTAAAATTGGGGGTGCCAGACTGTCCAGGATTCACATTGTTAGGATTGGGATTAAAATTAGGCATTCCCGGATTGGGACTATTGGGAAAAGTGGTGCCCGGAGTCATACCCGGAAGTCCCAAATTCGGATCATTGAAACCATTGGGGGTCATGCCTGGGGGAGTTTGGGCATCACCGGGTAAAGTTGCTAAAGCCACCCGATCGCCCCCCACCGTGCGGAGAATATCCAACAGTTGCACCACATCGTTATAACTAGCATTGCGGGAAGCATGGAGCACAATTAATCCAGTGGGATTGTACTGATGGTAGTTCTGCAGGGCACTGACCATCTGCTCCTGGCTCACCGGCTGTTTTTCCACATATAACTGTCCCAGGTCGTCCAGACTGACCATAAACATTTCTCGCATTTGGGGAGCCCCGGTGCTGGCCCTGGGTAAATCCAAACTAATGGCCTGTTGCCGGGACAAACCCACCGCCCCCAGGATGAAGAAGGTCAGAATACAAAAAACAACATCAATGAGAGGAATAATTTCAATACGGACTTCCCCCTGATCATGTTGGTTATCCTGCCAAAGGGAAAGGGGACGGGTGGGATGGTAAATGGACTGGAATTTGCGGTGGGGCTTGGGAGCTTTAGGGGAAGATGCCATGGCAATGGGAGGGGGAAAACCGGAGTCAATCTTGGGGAGAATATCAGCAATGGAGTCGATCAACCTCCCCAATCCTAGCAAGCCTGGAAAAGTTAATTCCAGCAAAACTACTGGGGCAAGCTTTCCGCTTCGGGGCTGGGGGATAAACCGTCATCGTAGGCCATTTCCTGTTCAAACCAGCGTTGGCGATAGAGCACTTCCAGCTCACTGCCTGCTTTACGGAAGACCCGCATTTGGTTGAACCATAGCCCCTGGAAAAGACGGTAAAAGGCCAAACTAACAATGGCCACAATCAAACCGGCCGCTGTGGAAATCAGCGCTTCCCCAATACCAAGGGTCACTCCAGCGGTGGAAGCGGTGCCTAAATCGCTAATTTGAATCGAACTAAGGGATTGGATCAAACCCAACACTGTGCCCAACAGTCCCAACAGGGGGGAGAGGGCAATAATTGCTTCCAGGATTTTGTCTCCCCGCCGCATGAGGGCCAACTGATCGTCCGCCGCCGACTCCAACGCCAGATGAAAAACCTCCGGGTCGGGGTGGGGCAACCGCAAGGGGGCCAACAGATATTTAGCAATGGGAAAACGACGATTATCCTGGGCTACCCGAATGGCCGTATCCCAATCCCGGGCCGCCGTGTCTAAAATTCGGGAAGCAGTTTGGGAGCTTTTGAGAATGACTTGGCCCCAAAACCACAACCTCTCGATGATGGTACTGACGGACAAAATCGATAAGAGAAGCAGGGGCCACATGGCCACGCCACCCTTTTGCATTAACTCAATGGGATTCACTGCTATTCATTGCCTCCATTGCAATATGTGCCACTGGGAAAGGACC containing:
- a CDS encoding biopolymer transporter ExbD → MASSPKAPKPHRKFQSIYHPTRPLSLWQDNQHDQGEVRIEIIPLIDVVFCILTFFILGAVGLSRQQAISLDLPRASTGAPQMREMFMVSLDDLGQLYVEKQPVSQEQMVSALQNYHQYNPTGLIVLHASRNASYNDVVQLLDILRTVGGDRVALATLPGDAQTPPGMTPNGFNDPNLGLPGMTPGTTFPNSPNPGMPNFNPNPNNVNPGQSGTPNFSNTPLPGMPSTNGNMAPNSGDNPGFPSGSNFAPAPNSQSPNLPGMDSTGSNMPQQ
- a CDS encoding 16S rRNA (cytosine(967)-C(5))-methyltransferase, translating into MISARQLAFLALRDIDRRDSYVDLAVDRVLQKYDLAPADRRLLTELVYGVVRRQRTLDYLLTCLGDRPAGKQPPDLRRILQLGLYQLVYLDQIPVSAAVNTSVDLAKANGLKGLSKVVNGILRRYQRERDGGKDWLDSPQISLGEKYSLPDWLLELFLGQWGRGETETLCQCFNHNPALDLRINPLKTNRAEVAQALEAIGLTTENIAGLSQGLRVTGKTGAITQLPGFAEGWWTVQDASAQWVAQILDPQRGETIFDVCAAPGGKTTHMAELMQDQGQIYAGDRHGWRLQKLAVTQQRLGLTSIKSWEGDMTKPGTKPPIQWVDRALLDVPCSGLGTLHRNPDLRWRQTPATIATLLPLQQALLTAIAPMVKPGGILVYSTCTLNRAENEAQIEQFLASHPEWRSAPFQWINPQEEVREIIDQGMLTILPHQHHQDGFFIANLKKA
- a CDS encoding MotA/TolQ/ExbB proton channel family protein translates to MNPIELMQKGGVAMWPLLLLSILSVSTIIERLWFWGQVILKSSQTASRILDTAARDWDTAIRVAQDNRRFPIAKYLLAPLRLPHPDPEVFHLALESAADDQLALMRRGDKILEAIIALSPLLGLLGTVLGLIQSLSSIQISDLGTASTAGVTLGIGEALISTAAGLIVAIVSLAFYRLFQGLWFNQMRVFRKAGSELEVLYRQRWFEQEMAYDDGLSPSPEAESLPQ